The following are from one region of the Thermosinus carboxydivorans Nor1 genome:
- the hisA gene encoding 1-(5-phosphoribosyl)-5-[(5-phosphoribosylamino)methylideneamino]imidazole-4-carboxamide isomerase — MIVFPAIDIRGGKCVRLTEGRFDAETVFSDNPVEVAKRWRREGAEYLHVVDLDGAVAGRPVNLELVIAIAKKVDIPVQLGGGIRTMDTIDTVLAAGISRIILGSVAVRQPALVKEACARYGDRIVVGIDARDGVVAVEGWGVSGQVGAEELARQMAAVGVARIIYTDISRDGTLTGINVEATCALACAAGVPVIASGGLRGLDDIRALWQARTAGIEGVIAGKALYTGALSLRSAIRVAKGEEA, encoded by the coding sequence ATGATAGTATTTCCAGCTATTGACATCCGGGGCGGCAAATGCGTGCGCCTGACCGAGGGACGGTTTGACGCCGAAACGGTCTTCAGCGACAATCCGGTCGAGGTGGCAAAAAGGTGGCGCCGGGAAGGGGCCGAGTACCTCCATGTTGTCGATTTGGATGGGGCGGTTGCGGGCCGGCCGGTTAATCTTGAGCTAGTTATCGCCATTGCGAAAAAAGTGGACATTCCTGTCCAGCTGGGCGGCGGCATCCGCACCATGGACACCATCGACACCGTTTTGGCGGCTGGCATCAGCCGGATTATTCTTGGCTCGGTCGCCGTGCGGCAGCCCGCCTTGGTAAAAGAGGCCTGTGCGCGGTATGGCGACCGCATTGTCGTCGGGATTGACGCTCGCGATGGCGTGGTCGCCGTGGAAGGGTGGGGTGTCAGCGGTCAGGTGGGCGCCGAGGAATTGGCGCGGCAGATGGCAGCCGTCGGCGTAGCGCGGATCATTTATACCGACATCAGCCGGGACGGTACGCTGACAGGCATTAATGTGGAAGCGACATGCGCTTTAGCTTGCGCCGCTGGTGTGCCGGTTATCGCTTCCGGGGGCCTACGTGGCCTAGATGATATTCGCGCTTTGTGGCAGGCGCGGACGGCAGGGATTGAAGGCGTTATTGCTGGCAAGGCCCTATATACTGGAGCACTTAGTCTGCGCAGCGCGATCCGGGTGGCGAAAGGAGAAGAAGCATAA
- the hisH gene encoding imidazole glycerol phosphate synthase subunit HisH: MIAIIDYGMGNLHSAAKAFVRLGAEVTVTDRPEVIAAAAKVVLPGVGAFGDCMRNLRRAGLVDVIREVIARGVPFLGICVGLQMLFEGSEEDPGVPGLGVFPGMVRRLAAPGLKVPHMGWNSLELRQFSPLFQNLPKAAYVYFVHSYHAVPDEASLVTAVTDYGGTVTAAVGRGNVQAVQFHPEKSGAVGLSILANFKEMV, from the coding sequence ATGATTGCCATAATCGATTACGGCATGGGCAACCTGCACAGCGCCGCTAAGGCGTTTGTCCGGTTAGGGGCCGAGGTGACTGTAACCGACCGACCGGAGGTGATTGCCGCCGCCGCCAAAGTAGTACTGCCTGGCGTCGGCGCGTTCGGCGACTGTATGCGCAACCTGCGCCGCGCCGGTCTGGTGGACGTCATACGCGAAGTCATTGCCCGGGGGGTGCCGTTTTTGGGTATCTGCGTCGGGCTGCAGATGCTGTTTGAAGGCAGTGAGGAAGACCCGGGCGTGCCGGGGTTGGGCGTTTTTCCTGGCATGGTGCGGCGGCTGGCCGCACCGGGACTAAAAGTGCCGCATATGGGCTGGAACAGTCTGGAACTGAGGCAGTTTAGTCCGTTATTTCAGAATTTGCCCAAAGCCGCCTATGTCTATTTTGTGCACAGTTATCACGCCGTACCGGATGAAGCGTCCTTGGTTACGGCGGTAACCGACTACGGCGGTACGGTCACGGCGGCGGTGGGGCGAGGCAATGTTCAGGCGGTTCAGTTCCACCCCGAAAAGTCCGGCGCCGTGGGCTTGAGCATACTGGCCAATTTTAAGGAGATGGTCTGA
- the hisB gene encoding imidazoleglycerol-phosphate dehydratase HisB: protein MTRTATVERQTAETQVKATLNVDGAGRAEIATGIGFFDHMLNLFAKHGLFDLTVTATGDLFVDGHHTIEDTGIVLGRTFARALGDKQGIRRYGTAFVPMDEALAMVALDISGRPYLHFEAAFPVERIGDMASELVEEFLRAFAVHAGITLHVRLLYGRNAHHMAEAIFKALGRALDEATRLDGRIDGVLSTKGTL from the coding sequence ATGACCAGAACGGCTACGGTAGAACGCCAGACGGCGGAAACGCAGGTCAAAGCCACGCTTAATGTTGATGGCGCCGGCCGGGCGGAAATCGCCACCGGGATTGGTTTTTTCGATCATATGTTGAATTTATTCGCAAAACATGGGCTGTTTGATCTGACGGTGACGGCCACGGGCGACCTGTTCGTTGATGGCCACCACACCATTGAGGATACCGGGATTGTCCTGGGTCGCACGTTTGCCCGGGCACTGGGCGATAAACAGGGAATCCGCCGCTACGGGACGGCTTTCGTGCCAATGGATGAAGCACTGGCGATGGTAGCGCTGGATATCAGCGGTCGGCCTTATTTACATTTTGAAGCCGCTTTTCCGGTAGAGCGGATTGGCGATATGGCCAGCGAACTGGTGGAAGAATTTTTACGCGCCTTTGCTGTCCATGCCGGGATTACGCTTCATGTGCGCCTGCTGTATGGCCGCAATGCCCACCATATGGCCGAGGCCATCTTCAAGGCACTGGGGCGGGCCCTGGATGAAGCGACACGGCTGGACGGGCGCATTGATGGCGTTCTGTCAACCAAAGGAACGTTATAA
- the hisC gene encoding histidinol-phosphate transaminase: protein MEVRPGLERLPSYTIDDGEWVIKLDANERPTPLPAPVQAAIMERLAGLSFNRYPDMAMRSLRQKIAAESGLTAENVLIGNGSSELLAALCYTFGGAGRGIVYPWPSFSMYGIYAKLADSVAVPVALGEDFGVDAAAVLAAAERDCTGLIILCNPNNPTGTVIPPAVIEKVVAAAPCPVVVDEAYYEFYGQSALPLLKQYANLIVVRTFSKAYGLAAARVGYLLASGEITSLVGRVLLPYHVNALSLAAAEAAYDLRQEFAPGIRQIIAERQRLADELSRLPGITVYPSATNFLLVKAVDAKRISAGLAACGIGIRDFSAAPGLAGCLRITVGTPEENDAVIEALAAITQGGAAQ from the coding sequence ATGGAAGTAAGACCAGGCCTCGAACGTTTACCGTCTTACACCATTGATGACGGGGAATGGGTGATTAAACTGGATGCCAACGAGCGGCCCACACCGCTGCCGGCTCCGGTGCAGGCTGCTATCATGGAACGGTTGGCCGGTTTGTCCTTTAACCGTTACCCGGATATGGCCATGCGGAGCCTGCGGCAAAAAATTGCTGCCGAGAGCGGCCTCACGGCCGAGAATGTTCTGATCGGGAATGGCTCCAGCGAGCTCTTAGCCGCCCTTTGTTACACCTTTGGCGGCGCCGGCCGCGGTATTGTCTATCCCTGGCCGTCCTTTTCCATGTATGGCATCTATGCTAAACTGGCCGACAGTGTGGCGGTACCGGTCGCGCTAGGAGAGGATTTCGGCGTGGATGCCGCCGCGGTGCTGGCGGCCGCTGAACGTGACTGCACCGGGTTGATTATTTTGTGCAACCCCAATAATCCTACCGGGACGGTTATCCCGCCCGCCGTTATTGAAAAGGTTGTTGCGGCAGCTCCCTGTCCGGTGGTTGTGGACGAAGCCTATTACGAGTTTTATGGTCAATCGGCACTACCACTGCTAAAGCAATACGCTAATCTTATCGTGGTCCGAACCTTTTCCAAGGCTTACGGCCTGGCCGCTGCCCGGGTAGGTTACCTGCTGGCGTCTGGCGAGATTACCAGCCTTGTTGGCCGGGTGCTATTGCCGTATCACGTCAATGCCCTGTCGCTCGCTGCCGCAGAAGCGGCATATGATTTGCGGCAGGAATTTGCGCCGGGAATCAGGCAGATTATTGCCGAGCGGCAGCGGCTGGCCGATGAGCTCAGCCGCCTGCCGGGGATTACCGTTTATCCGTCAGCGACCAATTTTCTCCTCGTGAAAGCGGTTGACGCCAAGCGGATCAGCGCCGGGTTGGCCGCCTGCGGCATCGGTATCCGTGATTTCAGCGCTGCGCCTGGTCTTGCCGGGTGCTTGCGGATTACCGTGGGCACGCCGGAAGAAAATGACGCCGTGATTGAGGCTTTGGCCGCAATTACGCAAGGAGGGGCAGCGCAATGA
- the hisD gene encoding histidinol dehydrogenase, producing MKIVVSTDLTAQELVNLFHKPAFDEVELSDNVRQRVREVFGRDMTASEVVAQIVGDVRREGDDALLRYTRAIDGAELSPATLAVSEAEFAAAVGMVDCAAVAAIRRAIANVRRFHAEQLPKSWFTEREQGAILGQKCIPLDRVGIYVPGGTAAYPSSVIMNAVPAAVAGVKEIIMTVPPHRDGSINPYVLVAAREAGVTQVFKVGGAQAIAAMAFGTATIPKVDKIVGPGNLFVTLAKKAVYGHCDIDMLAGPSEILIIADSTADPRYIAADLLSQAEHDPLASSILITDSTALARQVAAEIEVQLAALPRREIAAAALRRAGLIIIARDLFEAVELANMSAPEHLEIVTADPFSLLPYVRHAGAVFLGPYSPEPLGDYLAGPNHVLPTGGTARFYSVLNVETFMKKTSIIAYTKAALAAVSDDIIRLATVEGLQAHANAVRLRKE from the coding sequence ATGAAAATCGTAGTTAGCACCGATCTAACGGCGCAAGAACTGGTCAATTTATTTCATAAGCCCGCTTTTGATGAAGTAGAGCTTAGTGATAATGTCAGGCAGCGAGTGCGGGAGGTATTCGGGCGCGACATGACCGCTAGCGAGGTAGTGGCGCAAATCGTCGGCGACGTGCGCCGGGAGGGGGACGATGCGCTGCTGCGCTATACGCGGGCGATTGACGGTGCAGAGCTAAGTCCGGCCACGTTAGCGGTAAGCGAAGCAGAATTTGCTGCCGCCGTCGGTATGGTAGACTGCGCAGCCGTCGCCGCCATCCGGCGGGCTATTGCCAATGTCCGCCGCTTTCACGCCGAGCAACTGCCGAAATCGTGGTTTACCGAGCGGGAGCAGGGGGCTATTTTAGGCCAAAAGTGTATTCCCCTCGACCGAGTGGGGATTTATGTGCCAGGCGGTACTGCCGCTTACCCATCTTCGGTTATCATGAATGCCGTTCCGGCAGCTGTTGCCGGGGTAAAAGAAATAATTATGACTGTGCCGCCGCATCGGGACGGCAGTATTAATCCGTATGTATTGGTGGCGGCCCGCGAAGCCGGCGTGACGCAAGTCTTCAAAGTTGGGGGCGCCCAGGCGATTGCTGCCATGGCTTTTGGCACGGCCACCATTCCGAAGGTGGACAAAATCGTAGGACCGGGTAACTTGTTTGTTACGCTGGCGAAAAAGGCGGTCTATGGGCATTGCGATATTGATATGCTGGCCGGGCCAAGCGAAATACTGATTATCGCCGATAGCACCGCCGACCCTCGCTATATTGCGGCCGACCTTTTAAGCCAGGCCGAGCATGACCCGTTGGCTTCGAGTATTCTCATAACAGATAGCACTGCTTTGGCCCGGCAGGTAGCGGCCGAAATCGAAGTTCAACTGGCAGCCCTGCCGCGCCGGGAAATAGCGGCGGCGGCGCTGAGGCGGGCCGGTTTGATCATTATTGCCCGCGATCTTTTTGAGGCGGTGGAGCTGGCCAATATGTCGGCGCCCGAACACTTGGAAATTGTTACCGCTGATCCGTTTAGCCTGCTGCCCTATGTTCGTCATGCCGGGGCCGTTTTCCTTGGGCCTTACTCCCCCGAACCATTAGGTGACTATTTGGCCGGACCCAACCATGTGTTGCCGACGGGCGGAACGGCGCGGTTTTATTCGGTGCTCAATGTTGAAACATTCATGAAAAAGACTAGCATCATCGCTTATACCAAGGCGGCCCTTGCCGCCGTCAGTGACGATATCATCCGGCTGGCGACCGTCGAAGGGCTCCAGGCCCATGCTAATGCCGTGCGGCTAAGGAAGGAGTGA
- the hisG gene encoding ATP phosphoribosyltransferase, whose protein sequence is MTPLDMNYLTVALPKGKLFDKAVQMLASVGCAAEGLSQDSRKLVISNDDAKVRFIITKTSDLPTYVEYGAADIGIIGKDVLLEENKDVYELLDLKFGYCRMVAAVPQALRQDKISDYAHMRVATKYPRIAERFFHSMGIQMEIIKLNGSIELAPIVGLAELIVDLVETGRTLRENNLVEVAQIQPSTARLIANRVSFKMKFERINSLAEALKSLVESEADK, encoded by the coding sequence ATGACGCCGCTGGACATGAATTACCTGACAGTAGCGCTGCCGAAAGGTAAACTTTTTGACAAGGCGGTGCAGATGTTGGCCAGTGTCGGCTGTGCCGCTGAAGGTTTGAGCCAAGATTCGCGCAAACTTGTTATCAGCAATGATGACGCCAAAGTTCGTTTTATTATCACTAAGACGAGCGATTTGCCTACCTATGTGGAATATGGCGCTGCCGATATCGGGATCATTGGCAAAGATGTCTTGTTAGAAGAAAATAAGGATGTTTACGAACTGCTTGACCTTAAGTTCGGCTACTGCCGCATGGTTGCCGCGGTTCCCCAGGCGCTCAGGCAAGACAAAATCAGCGATTATGCGCATATGCGGGTGGCTACCAAGTATCCGCGCATCGCTGAACGGTTTTTTCACAGCATGGGGATCCAAATGGAAATTATTAAACTGAATGGGTCGATCGAACTGGCCCCTATTGTCGGCTTGGCCGAACTCATTGTGGACCTGGTGGAAACAGGCCGCACGCTGCGGGAAAACAATTTGGTCGAGGTGGCGCAAATCCAGCCTTCGACCGCCCGGCTTATTGCCAACCGAGTGAGTTTTAAAATGAAATTCGAGCGGATTAACAGTCTGGCTGAAGCGCTCAAGAGCCTGGTAGAAAGTGAGGCGGACAAATGA
- a CDS encoding D-2-hydroxyacid dehydrogenase: MTPALNILVLNHLAERHINTITSVMPGITVHTSDLAQAASFIADTDILVSWGWMDIRELFLAAPKLKWVHALSAGVENLVFPEIQASSVILTNSRGIHGIPVSEHVLALMLTFTRGLNRLIRQQAEKRWKRVPTDELHEKTIGIVGLGSIGREIAKKAKGLGMNVLATKREMTTEIFVDKLYTPDRLIDMLAQSDFVVVALPQTEETREYFRLEHFEAMKRTAYFINIARGTVVREADLITALEQGLIQGAGLDVFEHEPLPENSPLWDMPNVIITPHLAALSPYYLDRAVKLFADNLARFCQGGEMFNVVDKEKGY, from the coding sequence ATGACACCCGCACTCAATATCCTTGTCCTCAATCACTTGGCCGAGCGGCATATTAACACAATCACCAGCGTAATGCCAGGAATTACCGTCCATACGAGCGACCTGGCCCAAGCGGCCAGCTTTATTGCTGATACGGATATCCTCGTGTCCTGGGGCTGGATGGATATTCGGGAACTGTTTTTAGCCGCTCCCAAATTAAAATGGGTGCATGCCCTGAGTGCCGGCGTAGAAAACCTCGTCTTTCCGGAAATACAAGCAAGTTCCGTTATTCTGACCAACTCCAGGGGAATCCATGGTATTCCTGTTTCCGAGCACGTTCTGGCCCTGATGCTGACCTTTACCCGCGGCCTCAACCGCCTAATTCGCCAACAAGCAGAAAAACGGTGGAAGCGCGTTCCCACTGATGAATTGCACGAAAAAACGATTGGTATTGTCGGGCTCGGCAGTATCGGCCGGGAAATTGCCAAAAAAGCCAAAGGCTTGGGGATGAATGTCCTCGCCACTAAACGGGAAATGACCACCGAAATTTTTGTCGATAAACTCTACACCCCAGACCGGCTTATCGATATGCTGGCTCAGTCCGATTTTGTCGTTGTCGCTTTGCCACAAACAGAAGAAACACGAGAATATTTCCGGTTGGAACATTTTGAAGCCATGAAACGCACTGCCTATTTCATAAATATTGCCCGCGGCACGGTAGTGCGCGAAGCTGACCTCATCACCGCGCTCGAGCAAGGCCTCATCCAAGGCGCCGGTCTTGATGTTTTCGAGCACGAGCCATTGCCGGAAAACAGCCCCCTGTGGGATATGCCCAATGTTATCATTACCCCCCACCTGGCGGCGCTGTCCCCCTACTACCTCGACCGGGCGGTAAAACTGTTCGCCGATAACCTGGCCCGCTTCTGCCAAGGCGGCGAAATGTTCAACGTCGTCGATAAAGAGAAGGGCTATTAA
- a CDS encoding HDIG domain-containing metalloprotein, producing MRKRVRQFFAAVTARISEQDRMFVKQHLTEPEQRLFWQMSVPDQRHTLNVAYTAAKLAAQHPAADWKIAVKSALLHDVGRRRGDMSVADKVIAVLAHKLAPRWARQWAKEGRGGFIANLRHALYIYFNHAERSARLLEIIGTERAVVDAVRKHHSAPAHDDTPELNILRKADDRH from the coding sequence ATGCGTAAACGGGTACGGCAATTTTTCGCCGCGGTGACGGCCCGCATCAGTGAGCAGGACAGAATGTTTGTGAAGCAGCACTTAACCGAACCCGAGCAGCGGCTGTTTTGGCAGATGAGCGTGCCTGACCAGCGGCACACTCTTAACGTAGCGTATACGGCGGCTAAGCTCGCGGCACAGCATCCGGCGGCAGATTGGAAAATTGCGGTTAAAAGCGCTCTGCTCCATGATGTGGGGCGGAGGAGAGGCGATATGAGCGTGGCCGACAAGGTCATAGCCGTCCTGGCCCACAAATTGGCGCCTCGGTGGGCGCGACAATGGGCGAAAGAAGGGCGTGGCGGATTTATTGCCAATCTCCGCCACGCCCTGTATATATATTTTAATCATGCCGAACGCAGTGCCCGTCTGCTCGAAATCATCGGCACAGAGCGGGCGGTGGTCGATGCCGTCCGCAAACACCATAGCGCTCCGGCGCACGACGATACGCCGGAGCTCAATATCCTGCGAAAAGCCGATGACAGGCATTAA
- the hisZ gene encoding ATP phosphoribosyltransferase regulatory subunit produces MSQNEFVPQIPYGTRDFLPRDAKKKRLVESALAGLFTRWGYDEVITPTFEYLDILSVGADQELVQHMFKFLDKNNRLLALRPDMTTPIARVAATRLREQPAPLRLFYLTNVFRYEQAQAGRQCEFYQAGVELMGMAGPAADAEVVALAAAAMREAGLTVFQISLGQVEFINGLMNECELPQAERQRIKNCLVQRDLVGLDEALAASSLSPAGQVLFKRIPLLHGRENMLDAAYGMVSNDMSRRALDNLAEIYRLLEYYGVSGHVSFDLGIIRNFDYYTGAVFEGYTPGLGFPLCGGGRYDGMVGAFGVEYPATGFALGIERLMLALERQGLTPDGNAKDVYIGWAPGRLNEAIALAGELRAAGRIVGLGLQPQDKAAAEACRQAMGYANLIYVGG; encoded by the coding sequence ATGAGCCAAAATGAGTTTGTCCCGCAAATTCCCTACGGGACACGTGATTTTTTGCCCCGTGATGCGAAAAAAAAGCGCTTGGTGGAAAGCGCCCTTGCCGGTCTTTTTACCCGGTGGGGTTATGACGAGGTAATTACGCCTACATTTGAGTATCTGGACATTTTATCGGTCGGCGCCGACCAAGAATTGGTTCAGCATATGTTCAAATTTCTCGATAAAAATAACCGGCTATTAGCGCTCCGGCCGGATATGACTACGCCTATTGCCCGGGTAGCGGCTACCCGGCTCCGGGAACAGCCGGCGCCGCTGCGTCTGTTTTATTTGACTAACGTCTTCCGGTATGAGCAGGCCCAGGCCGGCCGGCAATGCGAATTCTACCAAGCCGGTGTAGAACTGATGGGCATGGCGGGGCCTGCCGCCGATGCCGAGGTCGTAGCGCTGGCGGCCGCGGCTATGCGGGAGGCAGGGTTGACCGTCTTTCAGATCAGCCTCGGCCAGGTGGAATTTATTAACGGTCTAATGAATGAATGCGAATTGCCGCAGGCCGAGCGCCAGCGGATTAAAAATTGCCTGGTGCAGCGCGACCTGGTCGGCCTGGACGAGGCCCTGGCGGCGAGCTCCTTATCGCCGGCCGGGCAGGTACTTTTTAAGCGTATTCCGCTGCTCCACGGGCGGGAAAATATGCTTGATGCGGCCTATGGCATGGTGAGCAACGACATGAGCCGCCGCGCCCTCGATAACCTGGCGGAGATTTATCGGCTTCTTGAGTATTACGGCGTAAGCGGGCATGTCTCTTTCGATCTGGGGATCATCCGGAATTTTGACTATTATACAGGGGCTGTTTTCGAAGGTTACACGCCGGGCCTAGGCTTCCCCCTTTGCGGCGGCGGGCGCTACGACGGCATGGTAGGCGCTTTTGGGGTGGAATATCCGGCTACGGGCTTTGCTCTGGGCATCGAGCGCCTTATGCTGGCGCTTGAGCGGCAGGGTCTGACCCCGGACGGCAACGCCAAAGACGTCTATATTGGCTGGGCGCCGGGGCGGCTGAATGAGGCGATTGCGCTGGCCGGCGAGCTCCGCGCGGCAGGGCGCATCGTCGGTCTTGGGCTTCAGCCACAGGATAAGGCGGCGGCCGAAGCCTGCCGTCAAGCCATGGGATATGCTAACCTCATCTATGTTGGTGGTTAA
- a CDS encoding YerC/YecD family TrpR-related protein, whose amino-acid sequence MPVNPKLKEPLTDQLFKAILLLANEEECYQFFEDICTISEIKAMAQRLEVARMLKAGHIYDDIVARTGASTATISRVKRCLHYGADGYKLILARLEEQERLRQEDAAHEPK is encoded by the coding sequence ATGCCCGTTAACCCTAAGCTGAAAGAACCTTTGACCGACCAGCTGTTCAAGGCGATTTTATTACTTGCCAATGAGGAGGAATGTTATCAGTTTTTTGAAGATATCTGTACCATCAGCGAAATCAAAGCTATGGCGCAGCGCCTGGAGGTGGCGCGGATGCTGAAGGCAGGTCACATCTATGATGACATTGTTGCGCGCACCGGGGCCAGCACGGCCACGATCAGCCGGGTCAAGCGCTGCTTACATTATGGCGCCGATGGCTACAAACTTATTCTTGCCCGGTTGGAAGAACAAGAGCGTTTGCGACAGGAGGATGCAGCCCATGAGCCAAAATGA
- a CDS encoding methionine ABC transporter ATP-binding protein: MIKLTGIEKVYPGTNGAVHALKGINLQVRRGEIFGVIGKSGAGKSTLIRCINMLERPTRGSVVVDGEELTTMSEKDLRERRKKIGMIFQHFNLLSSRTVYENVAFPLELAGKSKTEIAQAVLPLLELVGLADKRDQYPSQLSGGQKQRVGIARALASRPKVLLCDEATSALDPQTTQSILKLLFDINQKLQLTIVLITHEMQVIKEICDRVAVIENGVIIEEGPVLDVFTRPQTATTREFIRTIVNHDLPDFFADTVFSPTPLPDSNLILRLSFIGRSAEEPIIAGMIRRFNVDTSILYGNIDHIKRTPFGTLIVELSGDQAGIQNALNYLRARDLGIEVIGYVARNARAVG, translated from the coding sequence ATGATTAAACTGACCGGCATTGAAAAGGTCTATCCCGGCACCAACGGAGCGGTCCATGCTCTTAAAGGCATAAACCTTCAGGTGCGCCGCGGTGAAATTTTCGGTGTCATTGGTAAAAGCGGCGCCGGCAAGAGTACTTTAATCCGCTGTATAAATATGCTGGAGCGGCCAACCCGCGGCTCGGTAGTGGTCGACGGTGAAGAACTAACGACGATGTCCGAAAAGGACTTGCGTGAGCGGCGCAAAAAAATCGGCATGATTTTTCAGCACTTTAACCTGCTGTCTTCCCGCACTGTCTATGAAAATGTAGCCTTCCCGCTTGAGTTGGCCGGCAAAAGCAAAACGGAAATTGCTCAGGCTGTTTTGCCGCTCCTTGAACTGGTGGGGCTTGCCGATAAACGGGATCAATATCCATCCCAGCTCAGCGGCGGTCAAAAACAGCGGGTCGGTATTGCCCGCGCCTTAGCCAGCCGGCCGAAAGTGCTCTTATGCGACGAAGCCACTTCCGCCTTAGACCCACAGACCACGCAATCTATCTTGAAACTGCTCTTTGACATCAATCAAAAACTGCAGCTGACCATTGTGCTAATCACTCACGAAATGCAGGTTATTAAAGAAATCTGCGACCGTGTGGCCGTCATCGAAAACGGCGTCATTATTGAAGAAGGCCCGGTACTCGATGTCTTCACCCGCCCCCAGACGGCCACGACGCGTGAATTCATCCGCACCATTGTCAACCATGACCTGCCCGATTTCTTTGCCGATACCGTCTTTTCGCCCACGCCGCTCCCTGACTCCAATCTTATTCTGCGCCTGTCCTTTATTGGCCGCTCGGCCGAAGAACCCATAATCGCCGGCATGATCCGCCGCTTTAATGTCGACACAAGCATCCTTTACGGCAATATCGACCACATCAAGCGTACTCCCTTCGGCACCTTGATTGTCGAACTGTCCGGCGACCAGGCCGGCATCCAGAACGCCCTCAACTACCTGCGGGCACGAGACTTAGGAATAGAGGTGATTGGTTATGTCGCAAGAAATGCTCGTGCTGTTGGCTGA
- a CDS encoding methionine ABC transporter permease gives MSQEMLVLLAESLWETTYMVGVSAFIAALFGLPLGVILVTTDKGHVLENLVVNRVLGAIVNATRSTPFIILMVAIIPLTRLIVGTSIGTDAAIVPLSIAAIPFVGRIVESALKEVDYGVIEAAQAMGASPLQIIAKVLIPEALPSIVLGLTITVISLIGYSAMAGAIGGGGLGDLAIRYGYQRFRADIMLATVIILIAQVQLIQSCGDWLARRLNKK, from the coding sequence ATGTCGCAAGAAATGCTCGTGCTGTTGGCTGAGTCGCTGTGGGAAACAACTTACATGGTGGGTGTGTCGGCTTTTATCGCCGCCCTCTTTGGCCTCCCCCTCGGCGTCATCCTGGTAACGACTGACAAGGGACATGTTTTGGAAAACCTCGTTGTCAACCGCGTTTTGGGCGCAATCGTTAATGCTACCCGCTCGACTCCGTTCATTATTCTCATGGTCGCCATCATTCCCCTAACCCGTCTCATTGTCGGGACATCCATCGGCACCGATGCGGCCATTGTACCGCTGAGCATTGCCGCTATCCCCTTCGTCGGCCGCATCGTCGAATCGGCACTCAAAGAAGTCGACTACGGGGTCATCGAAGCCGCCCAAGCTATGGGCGCTTCCCCGCTACAGATTATTGCCAAAGTGCTCATCCCCGAAGCACTGCCCTCGATTGTGCTCGGCCTGACGATCACGGTAATCAGCCTGATTGGCTATTCGGCCATGGCCGGCGCTATCGGCGGCGGTGGGCTGGGAGATCTCGCCATCCGCTACGGCTATCAGCGCTTCCGGGCCGACATCATGCTTGCAACCGTCATTATCCTAATTGCTCAGGTACAGCTTATCCAATCGTGCGGCGACTGGCTCGCCCGCCGGTTGAACAAAAAATAA